Part of the Drosophila pseudoobscura strain MV-25-SWS-2005 chromosome 2, UCI_Dpse_MV25, whole genome shotgun sequence genome, AAAAGATGGAAAGCTGAGCAAATTGATGGACCTTTTGATGGTTTCCCCATTTACCAGCAAACATGTCCATATCCTCCAACAGCCTTCCCAAGCGCACACTGCCCAGATAGTTCACGTACTTGTCCTGCAGTGTACGGTCCGTGCTCAGGGGTAGAATGGCCGACGTGAAAGAGTCCTGCATGGCGCGTGCCGGCAGATCCTCCAGCTTGGGCTGATACTTGAGCAAATGCTCGCGAGACTTGGGCAGCGGATGGTAGCCCGGCTCCAGGCCCAATCTCTTCATCATCTCCAGCTTGACTACAATGGAAAATCCAGGTGTGACAAAGCGTTCACAAAGAATATGGCACAGTTTTTCTTACTCTCGGCCATGGTGCCGGAATCATTGGCCACCGCCGATTGCTTGATGTGCGTCGGCGGTGAGTAATGACGTCTGTTGGGAGGGAGATACACATCTGATTATAGCTGCAAATCATTCAAGATTTTCGTTATCGATTCGACTCTCACCTGGACACCGTACAGACAGCGGGCGACACCTCAAAGCGATGTCTGGTCTGGCCAGCAGCTCTGCTGACCAAACCCCAGCCCTTTCGTGCTCCCAACAGCGAACGCAGCATTTTTTATATTCTTTAAATCTACACTTTTTTGTCTGCCAAAAATTCCATCACCTGGAAGAAACAGCTGATGGGCACAGTGGGCCACAATCGAATGATTTAAGAATGGCAACGAGTTTTCAGAGCAGAACCTAGACCCAACAGGAATACAAATAAATCATATATAAAGCAGGTTTCAAGCTAAGATTTACCATTTGTACGTatataattgcattttgcTTGCTTTTTCCAACCAGTGTTTCCACTGTGCAGCGATAGCGATAAATATGACGTCATCGGACAGGctgttaattttaaatttgaaaatacaatttttctCAATTAACACAATTTGCAGCTCTTTGGGTAAATGAGTGGTAATTGGTAATTAAACTTAAAATTGCGAGGGGAATGACGCTCCAGGTCGATACTGGAGCTGCATCGACTAATAACTGTCAAACTAACTGTCACTTGGCCTAGGCCTTGTCAAATTTTTTTTCCAGCTCGACTCACTagattaaaaatattttagggaaagatttggaaaaaaaaaaaaatagtaatgCAGTCGCCAGTGCCAGTACCAGTTCTCGTTGCAGCCAGCAGTGGCGAGAAAGGGCTAAAGGGCATTGTGGCCGGAGGTATTACTGGTGGGCTGGAAATTCTCATCACATATCCCACGGAGTTCGTGAAGACCCAATTGCAGCTGGACGAAAAGGGGGAAATGAAGAAGTTCAATGGAATCGCCGACTGTGTGAAGAAAACGGTCAAGCAGAATGGATTCTCTGGCCTCTATCGAGGCTTGAGCGTCTTGCTGTTGGGCAGCATTCCGAAAAGCGCCGCCAGGTAAGCAGCAGCCTCTTATAAGGGCATAGATTGATCATTTGAATGGACACGACTGCGGATAGGTTCGGTGCCTTTGAGTTCTTCAGCAATAAGATGCGTGATGAGAGTGGCGAGCTACCCATGACAAGACGCTTCTTTTGCGGCATGCTGGCTGGCATGACCGAGGCGGTGGTGGCCGTCACACCCATGGAGACGATCAAGGTGCGCTTCATCAACGATCAACGAAGCGCAAAGCCCAAGTTCAAGGGACTGTTTCATGGTGTGGGCCAGATCGTCAAGAGTGACGGTAACTATCATTAGGATTACCATAGACGTCTATTTTTGATTGCCACTCTGTTGCTGTAGGAATTGGTGGGATCTACAAGGGACTGCCAGCCACTGTGATGAAGCAGGGCTCCAATCAGGCCATTCGTTTCTTTGTGCTCTTTTCGC contains:
- the LOC6897052 gene encoding putative tricarboxylate transport protein, mitochondrial — encoded protein: MQSPVPVPVLVAASSGEKGLKGIVAGGITGGLEILITYPTEFVKTQLQLDEKGEMKKFNGIADCVKKTVKQNGFSGLYRGLSVLLLGSIPKSAARFGAFEFFSNKMRDESGELPMTRRFFCGMLAGMTEAVVAVTPMETIKVRFINDQRSAKPKFKGLFHGVGQIVKSDGIGGIYKGLPATVMKQGSNQAIRFFVLFSLKDLYTGRDKTKTVPKPLVGVFGAIAGAASVFGNNPLDVVKTRMQSLDSARYKNTLDCAIQVLRQEGPMAFYKGTVPRLGRVCLDVAITFMIYDTIMDVFNLFWK